Proteins encoded within one genomic window of Lampris incognitus isolate fLamInc1 chromosome 1, fLamInc1.hap2, whole genome shotgun sequence:
- the tmem265 gene encoding transmembrane protein 121: MVPTPQVCVSTLVTVSTMAVVDLYLLEQSMLGARGVPGPSVWQCMAVLLGDVGFLLALRFVSAGVVSEARSPRRGFANALWFLFLSMLQLKLFFICHNYRQERRPPDPLARKTLTVLLSICLPSLFLILTGTDHMTPLSRKQEVRGRLLWVVVDLLDVLDLQAGLWEANGGSWAGAAFEQGLPIWAEGLVFFYCYALLLLLPCVALTELGATGLPGQRGPHKEALYPWLSLVTINIFTLVLRGTGMLWYRDPRVSTVFLGKNLLALAVKLSSAWERHRREHRAQGTGSVVGAEPGDSTQPSQSSEQGEEQAQGKAFSAPPSHYHTLSSSQGHSHSLSCVSLEPTETSLGPSFISHEL; the protein is encoded by the coding sequence ATGGTGCCCACGCCCCAGGTGTGCGTATCAACCCTGGTCACGGTGAGCACAATGGCAGTGGTGGACCTCTATCTACTGGAGCAGAGTATGCTGGGGGCTCGTGGTGTCCCAGGACCCAGTGTCTGGCAGTGCATGGCAGTGTTGCTAGGCGATGTGGGATTCCTGCTTGCACTGCGGTTTGTGTCAGCAGGCGTGGTGTCGGAGGCCCGCTCCCCACGCCGTGGTTTTGCCAATGCCCTCTGGTTCCTCTTTCTGTCCATGCTTCAGCTCAAGCTCTTCTTCATCTGCCATAATTACCGTCAGGAGCGCCGGCCACCTGACCCCCTGGCCAGGAAAACCTTGACAGTGCTGCTGTCCATTTGTCTGCCCTCCCTCTTCCTCATTCTGACTGGGACAGACCACATGACGCCGCTGAGCAGGAAACAGGAGGTGCGAGGTCGGCTACTGTGGGTAGTGGTCGACCTGCTGGATGTGTTGGACCTGCAGGCTGGGTTGTGGGAGGCCAATGGAGGGTCTTGGGCAGGGGCTGCCTTTGAGCAGGGGCTGCCCATCTGGGCTGAGGGCCTGGTCTTCTTTTATTGTTATGCCCTCCTCCTGCTGCTTCCATGCGTAGCCCTCACAGAGCTGGGGGCTACTGGCCTGCCAGGACAAAGGGGACCCCACAAGGAGGCTTTATATCCTTGGCTCAGCTTGGTCACCATCAATATCTTCACTCTGGTGCTAAGGGGCACAGGCATGCTGTGGTACAGGGACCCCCGTGTCTCTACTGTGTTCCTAGGAAAGAACCTGCTGGCTTTGGCAGTGAAGCTGAGCTCAGCTTGGGAAAGACACAGACGGGAACATAGGGCCCAGGGAACAGGGAGTGTGGTTGGGGCAGAGCCAGGGGACTCCACCCAGCCAAGCCAGAGCTCAGAGCAAGGAGAGGAGCAGGCCCAGGGGAAAGCCTTCTCTGCACCGCCCTCCCATTATCACACGCTGTCCTCCTCCCAAGGCCACAGCCACAGTCTCTCCTGTGTCAGCCTGGAGCCCACAGAGACCTCCTTAGGACCCTCTTTCATCTCTCATGAACTCTAG